In Pseudomonadota bacterium, a genomic segment contains:
- a CDS encoding NUDIX hydrolase — protein sequence MGLKDLKTPLLTVDIIIRYKDGIVFIERKNPPPGWALPGGFVDIGESLEEAAIREAKEETSLDVALIEQFHAYSKPGRDPRFHTVSVVFIGDGRGELKGQDDARRADVFREDALPQIIAFDHRDIILHYFNYMKTGKRPGAI from the coding sequence ATGGGGCTAAAAGACCTCAAGACCCCGCTTCTTACCGTTGATATAATCATCCGCTATAAAGACGGTATCGTATTCATTGAAAGGAAAAATCCTCCGCCGGGATGGGCTCTGCCGGGAGGCTTTGTGGATATCGGTGAATCCCTTGAAGAAGCAGCAATAAGGGAAGCAAAAGAGGAGACTTCACTTGATGTTGCTCTGATTGAACAATTTCACGCTTACTCAAAACCTGGCAGAGACCCGAGGTTTCATACCGTTTCAGTTGTCTTTATAGGTGACGGAAGGGGAGAACTGAAGGGACAGGACGATGCAAGACGGGCAGATGTATTCCGCGAAGATGCCCTGCCACAAATAATTGCTTTTGATCACAGAGATATTATCCTCCATTATTTCAATTATATGAAAACAGGGAAAAGGCCTGGTGCGATCTAA
- a CDS encoding pyridoxal phosphate-dependent aminotransferase, translating to MLSKRASLLKPSPTLAIAAKEKELKAKGIDIAGFGAGEPDFNTPEHIKQAAIKAINDNFTRYTPATGIDPLKDAVIEKFKRDNGLTYKRDEVIISCGGKHSLYNLFQAIFQEGDEVIIPAPYWVSYPPMVELAGAKPVIVETQEDEDYQITAQMVKKYINKNTKGIILNYPSNPVGSIFYRENLEQIGKLAVENNFYIISDEIYEKLTYDDYTHASIASLDPAFKERTIICHGVAKTYAMTGWRIGFAAGQSGIIKAMGNIQSQSTSNPTSISQMAAVAALNGPQDSITLMLEAFKKRRDYLVKELKSIPGVTCYNPKGAFYVFPNFNNVLGKKYKGRVVDTSTALTEILLEDFHTAVVPGVEFGKEGYLRLSFAASMEVIEKGVERIKKAVASFE from the coding sequence ATGTTATCAAAAAGGGCAAGTTTATTAAAACCATCACCGACGTTAGCAATTGCCGCAAAGGAGAAAGAGCTTAAGGCAAAGGGCATTGACATTGCGGGATTTGGTGCGGGAGAACCCGATTTTAACACACCTGAACATATAAAGCAGGCAGCCATAAAGGCAATTAATGATAATTTTACCCGGTATACACCGGCTACCGGCATAGATCCCCTGAAGGATGCCGTGATTGAGAAGTTTAAAAGGGACAACGGCCTTACATATAAGCGTGATGAGGTTATCATCTCATGCGGCGGCAAACACAGCCTCTATAATCTCTTCCAGGCCATATTCCAGGAGGGCGATGAGGTCATTATCCCTGCGCCGTACTGGGTTTCCTACCCACCCATGGTAGAGCTTGCCGGGGCAAAACCGGTGATCGTGGAGACGCAGGAAGATGAGGACTACCAGATTACAGCGCAAATGGTGAAGAAGTACATAAATAAAAATACAAAGGGAATAATTCTCAACTACCCGTCAAACCCTGTTGGTTCCATATTTTACCGTGAAAATCTGGAGCAGATCGGGAAGCTTGCAGTGGAAAATAATTTTTACATAATATCTGATGAGATTTATGAAAAACTGACATATGATGATTATACCCATGCAAGCATTGCATCCCTCGATCCTGCCTTCAAAGAAAGAACGATAATCTGCCACGGCGTAGCGAAAACCTATGCAATGACAGGATGGAGGATCGGTTTTGCCGCAGGGCAGTCAGGTATCATAAAGGCTATGGGGAATATCCAGAGCCAGAGTACGTCAAATCCTACATCTATTTCACAGATGGCTGCCGTTGCAGCGCTAAACGGTCCCCAGGACAGCATAACTCTTATGCTCGAAGCTTTTAAAAAGAGGAGAGACTATCTTGTCAAGGAGTTGAAAAGCATACCGGGCGTAACCTGTTACAACCCGAAAGGCGCCTTCTATGTGTTCCCTAATTTCAACAATGTGCTTGGAAAAAAATATAAGGGCAGGGTAGTGGACACATCTACAGCATTGACAGAAATCCTTCTTGAAGATTTTCATACTGCGGTTGTTCCGGGGGTTGAATTCGGCAAAGAAGGCTATTTGAGACTCTCTTTTGCAGCTTCAATGGAAGTCATTGAAAAGGGTGTTGAGCGAATAAAGAAGGCCGTGGCATCCTTCGAGTGA